CGGGCTCGGCCGGATCGGCGCGGCAGTGGCGCGGCGCGGGCGCGGCTTCGGCATGCGGATTCTGTATTGCGACGAGCAGCCGGCGCCGCCGGAGATCGAGCGCGAGCTGGAGGCGCGGCGCGTCCCGAAAGAAGAGCTGCTGCGCGAGTCGGACTTCGTGAGCCTGCACGTGCCGCTGACGCCAGCGACGCGGCGCCTGATCGGTGCGGGGGAGCTGGCGCTGATGAAGCCGACGGCGATCCTGATCAACACGGCGCGCGGACCGGTGGTGGATGAAGCGGCGCTGGCGGAAGCGCTCGAGAAGCGCACGATCTGGGCGGCGGGGCTGGACGTGTTCGAGGAAGAGCCCAGAGTCCATCCGAAGCTGCTCGAACTGCCCAACGTCGTTCTGGCGCCGCACATCGCCAGCGCGAGTTTCGCCACGCGCCGGCGGATGTCGATGATGGCGGCGGAGAATGCCGCCGCCGCGCTTCAGGGCCGGCGGCCGCCGAATCTGCTGAATCCGGAAGTCTGGCGCTGAGCGCCGCAGGAGGTCATGCGATGAACCGCAGGCGATTCGTCTCCGCACTGGCGGCCGGTCCGCTGGCTGCCGCCGCTGCCGACGGCAGGAAGCATCTGATCGTCCACGCCGATGACGCGGGCATGTGCCACTCGGCCAATATCGCCACGATCGAAGCGATGGAAAAGGGGCTGGTGAGTTCGGCGTCGGTCATGATGCCGTGCCCGTGGGTGCAGGAGTTCACCGAGTGGGCGCGCACGCACCCCGAGAAAGACGTCGGCCTGCACCTGACGCTGACGAGCGAGTGGCGCTACTACCGCTGGCGGCCTGCGGCGCCGCAGGACAAGGTGCGCGGGCTGCTCGACAAGGAGGGCTACATGTGGCGCGATGTGCGCTCGACGGCCATGAACGCGAAGCCCGAGGAGATCGAAACCGAGCTGCGCGCGCAGATCGAGCGAGCCTCGCAATACGGGGTGCGCTTCACGCACCTCGATTCGCACATGGGCACGC
This DNA window, taken from Bryobacteraceae bacterium, encodes the following:
- a CDS encoding D-glycerate dehydrogenase; the encoded protein is MSAPPRILVTKRVFPEAVEFLRQQGFDIDYNETDRMLPSEELIGRARGCAAIVSQLTDRLRADVIEQLKELRVIANVAVGYDNIDVAAATARGIAVTNTPGVLTETTADFAFALLMAAARRVVEAHAFVHSGQWSTWIIDLLAGQDIHGSTLGIFGLGRIGAAVARRGRGFGMRILYCDEQPAPPEIERELEARRVPKEELLRESDFVSLHVPLTPATRRLIGAGELALMKPTAILINTARGPVVDEAALAEALEKRTIWAAGLDVFEEEPRVHPKLLELPNVVLAPHIASASFATRRRMSMMAAENAAAALQGRRPPNLLNPEVWR